The Lutra lutra chromosome 16, mLutLut1.2, whole genome shotgun sequence genome segment GGCCCTGCCTCTATGGTCCTGCCCCTTTGGGAAGTCCTGGGGGCTTTAATGCAAGGCCCACCATCAGGCCCTCCAGCCGTGACCCCAGCGTGCAGGGCAGGTGGGCGTCATGGAACACCTCTCGGACGGTGGCCCGGAAAGTCTTGCTGACAAAGCAGTAGAGGCCAAAGTTGACCGCGGTATTGAGCATGGCCGCCATGTTGGCCACGTCCAAGGCCAGGTGGACCCTCCAGTCCCGGTGGACAGGGGCCACATACAGGTGGTAGAGCATGACAAAGATCCGGGGAGCCCAAAGGAGGGCGAAGAGTGTGGTGACGCCCAGGAGGATGGCTGTGCTCTTGCCCACCCGGGGCCGCTGGCCACTCGGGCTCCGCCTCCGCAGCCGGCAGATGATGGCCGAGTTGGTGATCAGAAAGATGCCACAAGGGATAAAATAGACCGTGAGGCAGTGAGCCCACTTGAGGACCTCATCCAGCATGCTGGGGGGGTCCGCGTCCCTCCACACGTCCAGCCACCAGTAGAAGGGGATGCCGGTCAGCACAGAGACACTGAGGACAGTGGCGATGGACCGGCGTGTCCGGCCTGGGGACGAGGTGGCCCGATGCTGCAGGGGGTGGCACAGGGCGCTGTAGCGGTCCACGGTGAGCAGGACAGCAATCCAGACTGAGGCATGATTGGCGGCAAACTCCAGGATGTTAGCAGAGCGCACCACAGCCCGGGGCACCTGCCGGGCCAGCACCGCCCCCTGCAGGAGGAAACCCACGAACACGATGACCACCTGGGTGACGATATCTGAGGCCGTGAGTGCCAGAAGGTAATAGTAGGAGGGCTTCCTGGTCCTGGTGGCCAGCCGGGTCAAGGCCACTGTGGTCAGGAGGTTGACTGATGGCGACAGAGGTCACAGAGGGCAGAGGGGTTAGAAGGGCTGCTTAGACTATGTTTCCAAGGGGTTATCCTcgtccctctcctctccctggcttCTCTTTTCCGCTTCCTAGACCCTAAAAGCTCACTTTATCAGGGAGGCTAACCAGGTCAGCCGTGCCCTGTCCATCTATCCACCACAGGCCATTGTCTTCACTTGGGGACAAGGTGGGTAATTCCCCAAGGCTGAGACCATCTGTCCTTTCCCGACTCCACTTCCCGACCTGTCCCCTAGCTCTGCTGCTCTCAGAAGAAGTAGACCATAGGGGAAGATTTCAACCAAGCTGAGGGCAGTGCTACATGAACTTagcctagcacagtgcccactgcagggggcggggaggtggcACAGAGAGGGCTGTCCCTTCTGGTGACACCTTGGCTTTAGCCATGAGCACCCCAAATCCTGGCCCCTCACTTTTACTCCCCACTAGGCTTTGTTCCCCAATGACCCAGATCGCTCTATAAAGTCAAAAGTTGTCCTGGAGTCTAAGGATCTGGGTCCCAGGGTTCAGCACAGAGGATGGACACCCATTGAAAGTGGACCCCCATTTCTGCCCACCCCTAATGCTTCCCACTCAccaggcagccccaggcccagcaggGTGCTGTAGTAGATGACAGGGATGACACCAGCCACACAAGGGGACTGCTCCGGGATTTCTGGCCAATGGCCTTCCAGTTCCTGGCTTGGCCCACTGCCATTGGCTGTGGGCAGCGGGGTCGCTCGTGGTGGGCCAGCTAGGGAGAGTGGAAGGGTCCGATTAGAGCAGAAGGGTCGGGTTAGAGCATTAGGTCTCTCTccagcctgcccctgcccccgagATCTTTATTCCCCCCATTCTCTGCATGTCCCCTGGTCAGGCCCAGAAAACGGCCATCCCTATGGCCAGGTCCAGCCCACCCCGTCCCTTAGGGACCTGACTCCCCCATTAAAGGGAAGAAGTCCTCCGTGGCATTTTTTGCTGCCACAGCACTATTTCTCCATTGTGTTTCTCGAGGCACATCTTCGGCCTGGAAGTCAGGGCCCTGAAACAGGCCGGACGGCACAGTCAGGGAGGCGGGGGGCCTCCGTCTGAGCTGGGGTCCGGAGTGGGGCTTGGGCAGCCGT includes the following:
- the GPR142 gene encoding probable G-protein coupled receptor 142 isoform X2 — translated: MAVGQARNWKAIGQKSRSSPLVWLVSSLSSTTAPCWAWGCLGAVLARQVPRAVVRSANILEFAANHASVWIAVLLTVDRYSALCHPLQHRATSSPGRTRRSIATVLSVSVLTGIPFYWWLDVWRDADPPSMLDEVLKWAHCLTVYFIPCGIFLITNSAIICRLRRRSPSGQRPRVGKSTAILLGVTTLFALLWAPRIFVMLYHLYVAPVHRDWRVHLALDVANMAAMLNTAVNFGLYCFVSKTFRATVREVFHDAHLPCTLGSRLEGLMVGLALKPPGLPKGAGP
- the GPR142 gene encoding probable G-protein coupled receptor 142 isoform X1; the encoded protein is MTLEGQEAAGPPRATPLPTANGSGPSQELEGHWPEIPEQSPCVAGVIPVIYYSTLLGLGLPVNLLTTVALTRLATRTRKPSYYYLLALTASDIVTQVVIVFVGFLLQGAVLARQVPRAVVRSANILEFAANHASVWIAVLLTVDRYSALCHPLQHRATSSPGRTRRSIATVLSVSVLTGIPFYWWLDVWRDADPPSMLDEVLKWAHCLTVYFIPCGIFLITNSAIICRLRRRSPSGQRPRVGKSTAILLGVTTLFALLWAPRIFVMLYHLYVAPVHRDWRVHLALDVANMAAMLNTAVNFGLYCFVSKTFRATVREVFHDAHLPCTLGSRLEGLMVGLALKPPGLPKGAGP